The Labrus bergylta chromosome 15, fLabBer1.1, whole genome shotgun sequence genome includes a region encoding these proteins:
- the LOC110004023 gene encoding ankyrin repeat and SOCS box protein 2-like has protein sequence MAVAQVNLEDFSVYSLLSDEELLHIVVERSLCDRHRPHDWAHTSSLLSPSSSSSSSAPPPAARHLDPPRHLYHTTQAPPPNPPQVPSCVNPPTGRFQFLYRGFSRELSPVTSMILNGDTDTLMDLVRRGSDSLMKPNNEGWIALHEAAYYGKQQLVSILIRAFPESVNRRSAKNQTALLLAAGRGNVSCVDFLLNHGANPNIANTDQETPLFIACESPNRDVVHLLLRSGAQVNRCSVQGVSALQEACRHGQLELCTMLLDAGADLETNNIYGITPFFTAAQHGEIHIMHLLYERGADINDSAGDGATPLFEACKNGHVSAVKMLLALKADANQSVKSGLLPLHVAVQNNHKQIVMMLIPVTSRVRIQLCGISPLHVAAEKNWDDIMELLIQSGFDVNAKLSAQHSMMYEDRRTTALYFSVYNGNLEASEMLLEAGADPNLDVFNPLLIAVRLGWLDMATLLLKYGADVNAQISTQPSSFPSAILLNMESLPVLKLLLVNGCDARPCFICPHGQNTHPAVTQPDEETQPGGDLLPLRCVQFCEAVSSPSFCRVTGPIISTLLDHVGHVQLCARLLEVLENCSDLAQIKLKAAPPRPLMQYCRLKIRRLLGVHRLRLLHTLPLPAQLIRFLCHNLTGSLT, from the exons ATGGCCGTCGCACAGGTGAACCTGGAAGACTTCAGTGTTTACAGTCTTCTGTCCGATGAAGAGCTGTTACACATCGTTGTAGAGAGAAGCCTTTGTGACAGACACCGTCCTCATGACTGGGCCCACACTTCATCATTattatcaccatcatcttcatcatcatcatcagccccTCCCCCCGCTGCT AGACATCTTGATCCCCCCAGACACCTGTACCACACAACACAAGCCCCGCCCCCAAACCCCCCACAGGTCCCCAGCTGTGTAAACCCGCCAACAGGCCGGTTTCAGTTCCTCTATAGAGGCTTTTCCAG AGAACTCAGCCCTGTGACATCAATGATTCTAAACGGGGACACTGACACTCTGATGGATCTGGTCAGACGGGGGTCCGACAGTCTGATGAAGCCAAATAATGAAGGCTGGATTGCTCTTCATGAAGCAGCTTATTACGGAAAGCAGCAGTTGGTCAGTATCCTGATCAGAG CCTTTCCAGAGTCAGTGAACAGACGCAGTGCTAAGAATCAGACGGCTCTGCTGCTGGCGGCCGGACGAGGAAACGTTTCCTGTGTCGACTTTCTCCTGAATCACGGAGCCAACCCAAACATCGCCAACACAGACCAAGAGACACCGCTGTTCATAG CCTGTGAGAGTCCAAACAGAGACGTGGTGCACCTGTTGCTGAGGTCTGGAGCTCAGGTGAACCGTTGCTCCGTTCAGGGGGTCAGTGCTCTTCAGGAAGCCTGCAGACACGGACAGCTGGAGCTCTGCACCATGTTACTGGATGCCGGAGCGGATTTAGAGACCAACAACATCTATGGCATCACGCCGTTCTTCACTGCAGCTCAGCACGGAGAGATCCACATCATGCACCTGCTCTACGAGAGGG GGGCAGATATCAACGACTCGGCGGGGGATGGAGCCACACCGCTGTTTGAGGCCTGTAAGAACGGTCATGTCTCTGCTGTGAAAATGCTGCTCGCTCTGAAAGCTGATGCCAACCAATCCGTGAAGTCGGGCCTGCTGCCTCTTCACGTGGCCGTTCAGAACAATCACAAACA GATCGTGATGATGCTGATCCCGGTGACCAGCAGGGTCAGGATCCAGCTCTGTGGTATCAGTCCTCTGCACGTCGCAGCAGAGAAGAACTGGGATGACATCATGGAGCTGCTGATCCAGTCCGGCTTTGACGTCAACGCCAAGCTGTCAGCACAACACTCCATGATGTATGAGGACCGGCGGACCACAGCGCTCTACTTCTCCGTCTACAACGGGAACCTGGAGGCCTCGGAGATGCTCCTGGAGGCTGGCGCCGACCCTAACCTGGACGTGTTCAACCCTCTGCTCATCGCCGTGCGGCTTGGCTGGTTGGACATGGCGACGCTGCTGCTGAAGTACGGGGCTGATGTCAACGCTCAGATCTCCACCCAGCCCTCCTCGTTCCCGTCGGCCATTCTTCTCAACATGGAGTCTCTGCCCGTGCTCAAACTGCTGCTGGTTAATGGCTGTGACGCCCGGCCCTGCTTCATCTGCCCACACGGCCAAAACACACATCCGGCTGTCACACAACCTGATGAAGAAACTCAGCCCGGCGGAGATTTGTTACCACTGCGCTGCGTTCAG TTCTGCGAGGCGGTCTCCAGCCCGTCCTTCTGCCGCGTCACCGGCCCCATCATCTCCACGCTGCTCGACCACGTCGGCCACGTCCAACTCTGCGCCCGCCTGCTGGAGGTCCTGGAGAACTGCAGTGACTTGGCGCAGATCAAACTCAAGGCTG CTCCCCCTCGTCCTCTGATGCAGTACTGCAGGCTGAAGATCAGACGTCTGCTTGGAGTCCACAGACTCAGACTGCTGCACACTCTGCCACTTCCTGCCCAACTCATCCGCTTCCTGTGCCACAACCTCACTGGCTCCCTCACCTGA
- the LOC110004024 gene encoding ankyrin repeat and SOCS box protein 2-like, with translation MAAAASVSRSASGGRSFEDYSIYSTLSDDELLQLAIERSLTDLNDTTTTNDAIDATKTAPVLAASPPHPPDTANANANANNLHQCPHNPPPTVTPVHYSSPYPPSELPPDLKTFKGSVSHFITGTGKRMVAYRSHEGSLVHVCPEPDEEEEPLFEAIRVGDAKKVRELATQSETNLMLPSKPGWLAIHQAAWYGQETCLKVLLSAQPGMINKRTESGETALLVAVSKGRLNCVNMLLEYGADVDIANHEPETPLYKACERSSAAIVAALLNYGAAVNTRCILGWTALQEAVCRNNLEICDMLMKAGAKHNVKNTYGISPLFTAAQSGQLAALRFLLKHGADINSQAPDGATALYEAAKNGHEKVVELLVSQKADANKPGKTGLLPIHIAAQIGSVNIVRMLMGATSKARVWRTGISPLHLAAERNRDDVLEALIEAGYDVNAMLSEERSRLYEDRRSTALYFSVINNNVDAVRMLLAAGANSNLDVFGTLMVAARMGCIETLTLLVEHGADINASILTHPTTFPAVYMFSMKYLSLFKYLLDNGGHALSCFDCFYGNKPHPPIRTTRSQTQEMIYSDRGLPQPQGTRGVQFCEMISAPNISRWAGPIIDVLLDYVGNVTLCSKLMEHLDSYPDWSGIKEKAAPPRPLIQLCRLEIRQLVGRRGLKRLPLPGGLIRFLSHDYGTVDEP, from the exons ATGGCGGCGGCGGCCAGTGTCTCCCGCTCTGCATCAGGAGGTCGGTCCTTTGAGGATTATTCTATCTACAGTACTCTGAGTGACGACGAGCTGCTGCAGCTCGCCATCGAGCGCAGCCTGACCGACCTCAACGATACCACCACAACCAACGATGCCATCGACGCCACCAAGACCGCCCCCGTCCTCGCCGCCAGTCCTCCTCACCCACCTGACACCGCAAACGCAAACGCAAACGCCAACAATCTACACCAATGCCCCCACAATCCACCCCCAACTGTGACCCCGGTTCACTACAGCTCGCCATACCCCCCGAGTGAATTACCTCCTGATCT GAAGACGTTCAAAGGGTCCGTCAGTCACTTCATCACGGGTACAGGAAAGAGGATGGTGGCGTATCGCAGTCATGAAGGCTCTCTGGTCCACGTCTGTCCAGAACCTGATGA ggaggaggagccTCTGTTTGAAGCCATTCGTGTTGGTGACGCAAAAAAAGTGAGAGAGTTGGCAACGCAATCAGAAACAAACCTGATGCTGCCGAGTAAACCTGGCTGGCTCGCCATTCACCAGGCTGCCTGGTACGGCCAGGAGACCTGTCTGAAAGTGCTGCtgtcag CTCAGCCTGGGATGATCAACAAGAGAACTGAGAGCGGGGAGACGGCGCTGCTGGTCGCCGTCAGCAAAGGTCGGCTGAACTGTGTTAACATGCTGTTGGAATACGGAGCAGATGTTGACATTGCTAACCACGAACCAGAGACCCCCCTCTACAAAG CTTGTGAGCGGAGCAGCGCTGCTATAGTTGCAGCGTTGTTGAACTATGGTGCAGCAGTAAACACTCGCTGTATCCTGGGCTGGACGGCGCTGCAGGAGGCCGTGTGTCGGAACAACCTGGAGATCTGTGACATGTTAATGAAGGCCGGCGCCAAACACAACGTGAAAAACACATACGGCATCTCACCGCTATTCACCGCCGCTCAGAGCGGGCAGCTCGCCGCACTGCGCTTCCTCCTCAAACACG GTGCAGATATTAACAGTCAGGCTCCTGATGGAGCCACTGCGCTGTATGAAGCTGCTAAAAACGGACATGAGAAAGTAGTGGAGCTCCTCGTTTCTCAGAAAGCTGACGCCAACAAACCTGGAAAGACAGGATTATTACCTATACACATAGCCGCCCAGATAGGAAGTGTAAA CATCGTCCGCATGTTGATGGGGGCCACAAGTAAGGCAAGAGTCTGGCGGACTGGCATCAGCCCGCTCCACCTCGCTGCTGAGCGAAACCGCGATGACGTCCTGGAGGCTCTGATCGAGGCGGGCTACGACGTAAATGCGATGCTGTCTGAAGAGCGGTCGAGGCTGTACGAGGACCGCCGCAGCACGGCGCTCTACTTCTCCGTCATCAACAACAACGTCGATGCCGTGCGCATGCTGCTCGCGGCCGGTGCAAACTCAAACCTGGACGTGTTCGGGACCCTGATGGTGGCGGCGAGGATGGGCTGTATCGAAACCCTCACCCTGCTGGTGGAGCACGGCGCCGACATCAACGCCTCCATCCTGACGCACCCCACCACCTTCCCTGCCGTCTACATGTTCTCTATGAAGTACCTGAGCCTGTTCAAGTACCTGCTGGACAACGGAGGCCATGCCCTCTCCTGCTTTGACTGTTTCTATGGCAACAAACCTCATCCACCAATCAGAACCACCCGATCACAGACCCAAGAGATGATCTACAGTGACAGAGGTCTGCCACAGCCACAGGGGACGAGAGGTGTTCAG TTTTGCGAGATGATCTCAGCCCCCAATATCTCCCGGTGGGCAGGGCCAATCATTGACGTCCTGTTGGACTACGTTGGTAATGtgactctctgctccaaactgATGGAACACCTGGACAGTTACCCTGACTGGAGTGGCATCAAGGAAAAAGCAG CACCTCCGCGGCCATTAATCCAGCTCTGTCGGCTTGAGATTCGTCAGCTGGTCGGGCGTCGTGGGCTGAAGAGGTTGCCGTTGCCAGGAGGTCTGATCCGCTTCCTGTCACACGACTATGGAACTGTGGACGAGCCCTGA
- the tmem251 gene encoding lysosomal enzyme trafficking factor, translating into MMNFRQRMGWVGVAAYLLLSVMAVYYIFEVHTFSLEHVQRGRSGPSAPPLAISWPQSISARLPPLPVWMWASVFLLPYLQLFLFLFSCTRADPRAVGYCVLPVCLALLCCRHAARKPANQRGPPLIDT; encoded by the coding sequence ATGATGAACTTCCGTCAGCGGATGGGATGGGTGGGCGTGGCCGCCTACCTGCTGCTCAGCGTCATGGCGGTGTACTATATCTTTGAGGTTCATACTTTCAGTTTGGAGCACGTGCAGAGAGGTCGGTCTGGCCCATCGGCTCCGCCCCTCGCCATCAGCTGGCCACAGAGCATCAGCGCTCGCCTGCCTCCACTTCCTGTCTGGATGTGGGCGTCGGTCTTTCTGCTGCCGTACCTgcagctcttcctcttcctgttctcCTGCACGAGGGCCGACCCTCGTGCCGTCGGTTACTGCGTACTTCCTGTCTGCCTCGCGCTGCTTTGCTGTCGCCACGCCGCCAGgaaaccagccaatcagagagggcCGCCGCTCATCGACACGTAG